In the genome of Drosophila subpulchrella strain 33 F10 #4 breed RU33 chromosome 2L, RU_Dsub_v1.1 Primary Assembly, whole genome shotgun sequence, one region contains:
- the LOC119546525 gene encoding UPF0585 protein CG18661 isoform X2 has product MSAIKVTHTSGDRNSVPIAQALLTQVDRSTPNLQLLEIASGSGQHVGFLAPLMPNITFQPTEHLGVHFDSIGAYADDCPTGNIRAPFHADISRDPKDWEIPQAPGSYDYMFNCNMMHISPWICSIGLFRAAGQLLKRGGRMFTYGPFAENRFLSPQSNLDFDLTLRERNPNWGVRDIIDLNVVAAENGIKLEKIVEMPSDNKLLTWLKL; this is encoded by the exons ATGAG TGCCATAAAGGTAACGCATACCTCGGGCGACCGTAATTCGGTACCGATTGCGCAGGCTCTACTCACCCAGGTGGACAGGAGCACCCCGAATTTGCAATTGCTGGAAATAGCCTCGGGCTCGGGACAACATGTGGGATTCCTGGCGCCCCTAATGCCCAACATCACCTTCCAGCCGACCGAGCACCTAGGTGTTCACTTCGATTCGATTGGCGCCTATGCGGATGACTGTCCAACTGGGAATATTCGAGCACCCTTCCATGCGGACATCAGCCGAGATCCCAAGGATTGGGAGATTCCACAAGCACCTGGAAGCTATGACTACATGTTCAATTGCAACATGATGCACATCAGTCCATGGATCTGCTCCATAGGACTTTTCCGGGCTGCCGGACAGCTTCTGAAACGGGGAGGAAGGATGTTCACCTACGGACCGTTTGCTGAAAACCGCTTCCTCAGTCCCCAGAGCAATCTGGACTTCGACCTGACCCTCCGGGAGAGGAACCCCAATTGGGGCGTTCGTGACATCATAGATCTGAATGTCGTGGCGGCCGAAAACGGAATAAAGCTGGAGAAGATCGTGGAGATGCCGTCGGACAACAAGTTACTGACCTGGCTTAAGCTATAA
- the LOC119547497 gene encoding uncharacterized protein LOC119547497 gives MFTKAIIAGILVVFVCVQLADSLVCYTCVTPKDCKSPKKVTCSNAAANETSYYLAVYHQGVQNLTSTRFDCLALKYTWNNDTIHQLHGCIHPNVGACSLSLKPAYSHYNRTSCNICSGDKCNKNPAGKISSSTFTITAGILGLLLTKIFA, from the exons ATGTttaccaaagctataattgcCGGCATTTTAGTGGTCTTTGTCTGTGTGCAATTAG CTGATTCTCTGGTGTGTTACACCTGCGTAACGCCCAAGGATTGCAAGAGTCCCAAGAAAGTAACCTGCTCCAATGCGGCTGCCAATGAGACTAGTTACTACCTGGCAGTTTATCATCAGGGAGTGCAGAACCTAACCAGCACGCGATTTGACTGCCTGGCTCTTAAGTACACTTGGA ACAACGATACAATCCACCAGCTGCATGGCTGCATTCATCCCAATGTTGGGGCCTGTAGTTTGAGCCTAAAGCCTGCTTATTCCCATTATAATAGGACCAGCTGCAACATCTGTTCGGGGGATAAGTGCAACAAGAATCCAGCCGGAAAAATTAGCAGCAGCACCTTCACCATTACTGCTGGTATTTTGGGTCTCTTGCTGACCAAGATCTTTGCCTAG
- the LOC119547602 gene encoding uncharacterized protein LOC119547602 — MWKKVIFCVVLVAIVGVQFANSLTCSKCTTPSGCKSPSYETCSNSTANANKEFLESYHSNVPALNGSLNFSCANLTYYHAANYSHASEFLGCVFNETNVCGLTLTNTTGWSRACFTCGTDYCNPAGTFSGSAYTIVGSVIALLLAKILS, encoded by the exons ATGTGGAAGAAAGTGATTTTCTGTGTGGTCCTAGTGGCCATTGTGGGCGTGCAGTTTG CCAACTCGCTGACCTGCTCCAAATGTACAACTCCAAGTGGATGCAAAAGTCCTTCGTACGAAACCTGCTCGAACTCGACGGCCAATGCCAATAAGGAATTTTTGGAGTCGTACCACAGCAATGTGCCCGCACTTAATGGCAGTCTGAACTTCTCTTGTGCCAATCTCACATACTACCATGCAGCAA ACTATTCTCATGCCTCTGAGTTCCTGGGCTGTGTCTTCAATGAGACAAACGTCTGCGGTCTTACTTTGACCAACACCACTGGATGGTCCAGGGCATGCTTCACCTGCGGCACCGATTATTGCAATCCGGCGGGAACTTTCAGCGGCAGCGCCTATACCATCGTGGGTTCCGTCATCGCCCTACTTTTGGCCAAGATCCTAAGCTAA
- the LOC119547287 gene encoding protein rolling stone, whose translation MRDKSQEPCCLPLKEEFQRSKFSLHYDDPGAFCRSQWQKGDRNIIWLLYRWILAAFFGGGVIGCMVDTFNNGRWFIYLTDWGFSLCFYSCLYGAIIATIYFIKPSYFAPGSWALKIYWISHFTTVVLGMMISLVFWTALFPSMPGMGADLYNLWAHAFNSICMIFDVFMVAFPTRIMHFVYPFTVGITYGIFSLIYFWAGGADPMGNRFIYFILDWEQPGLAIGTVCGCIVIVSCFCVVVFGFYRLRISIYESCSKKPEEIPATAIPPKEPAPVV comes from the exons ATGCGTGATAAGAGCCAGGAGCCCTGCTGTCTGCCCCTGAAGGAGGAGTTCCAGCGCTCCAAGTTCTCGCTGCACTACGATGATCCTGGAGCCTTCTGTCGATCGCAATGGCAGAAGGGGGATCGGAACATCATATGGCTGCTCTACCGATGGATCCTGGCTGCTTTCTTTGGTGGCGGTGTTATCGGCTGCATGGTGGACACCTTTAACAATGGTCGATGGTTTATTTATCTCACGGATTGGGGATTTTCCTTATGCTTTTATAGCTGCCTTTATGGAGCGATAATAGCCACCATTTATTTCATAAAGCCCTCGTATTTTG CTCCCGGAAGTTGGGCCTTGAAGATCTACTGGATTTCCCACTTCACAACTGTAGTTCTAGGCATGATGATCAGCCTGGTCTTCTGGACTGCTCTTTTTCCAT CTATGCCAGGAATGGGGGCCGATTTGTACAACCTGTGGGCGCATGCTTTTAATTCGATTTGTATGATTTTCGACGTCTTTATGGTCGCCTTTCCCACCAGAATTATGCACTTTGTTTATCCCTTCACCGTTGGCATTACCTATGGcatattttcattaatttacTTCTGGGCTGGCGGAGCAGATCC AATGGGAAATCGCTTTATCTACTTCATCTTGGACTGGGAGCAACCTGGTCTGGCCATTGGAACGGTTTGTGGATGTATTGTCATAGTGAGCTGCTTTTGCGTCGTGGTCTTCGGATTCTACAGGTTACGCATCTCGATATACGAAAGCTGTAGTAAAAAACCTGAGGAAATTCCAGCCACTGCCATTCCTCCCAAAGAACCAGCTCCAGTTGtttga
- the LOC119548511 gene encoding protein rolling stone → MGDEKKEGCCLPLKEEFQCSRFSLHLEDPGVFCRSQWQKGERSLVWVLYRWALAAFFAAGVIGSMMQDFNGGRWFIFLTDWGFTLCLFTCTYGAVIATIYYFNQSYFSPGDRSLKIYWISHYTTSVLSMLITTVFWAALSTTMPEVAGELYNLWCHAFNSICMVFDCFMVDYPNRLMHFIYPFSVVLIFLVHSLIYYWAGGTDIDGNRFIYYALDWARPGLAIGFVCASLALICCFSFVAFGIYRIRISMYNCCNKKHEETPPMKATP, encoded by the exons ATGGGTGATGAGAAAAAAGAGGGGTGCTGCTTGCCCTTAAAGGAGGAGTTCCAGTGCTCCAGGTTCTCGCTACATCTTGAGGACCCTGGAGTCTTCTGTCGCTCCCAATGGCAGAAAGGAGAACGAAGTTTAGTCTGGGTCCTCTATCGATGGGCTCTGGCTGCCTTCTTTGCCGCTGGAGTTATTGGCAGCATGATGCAGGATTTTAATGGCGGTCGGTGGTTCATATTCCTCACGGATTGGGGATTTACACTGTGCCTTTTTACCTGCACATACGGTGCTGTAATCGCCACTATTTACTACTTTAATCAGTCTTATTTCT CTCCTGGCGATCGCTCGCTAAAGATTTACTGGATATCACACTATACCACTTCGGTTCTATCCATGTTGATTACCACGGTCTTCTGGGCAGCCCTTTCCACTA CCATGCCCGAAGTGGCCGGTGAGCTCTACAACTTGTGGTGCCATGCCTTCAACTCGATCTGCATGGTGTTTGACTGTTTTATGGTGGATTATCCAAACCGTCTCATGCACTTTATCTATCCCTTTTCCGTTGTGCTTATTTTCTTGGTACATTCCTTGATTTACTATTGGGCCGGTGGTACTGACAT CGACGGGAATCGGTTTATCTACTACGCACTGGACTGGGCGCGTCCTGGCCTGGCGATTGGATTTGTATGTGCCAGTTTGGCTTTAATCTGTTGCTTTTCCTTTGTGGCTTTTGGAATTTACCGGATACGCATCTCGATGTACAACTGTTGCAACAAAAAGCACGAAGAAACGCCACCCATGAAAGCAACTCCCTAG
- the LOC119548510 gene encoding COP9 signalosome complex subunit 2, with protein sequence MSDNDDDFMCDDDEDYGLEYSEDSNSEPDVDLENQYYNSKALKEEEPKAALASFQKVLDLENGEKGEWGFKALKQMIKINFRLCNYDEMMVRYKQLLTYIKSAVTRNHSEKSINSILDYISTSKNMALLQNFYETTLDALRDAKNDRLWFKTNTKLGKLYFDRSDFTKLQKILKQLHQSCQTDDGEDDLKKGTQLLEIYALEIQMYTVQKNNKKLKALYEQSLHIKSAIPHPLIMGVIRECGGKMHLREGEFEKAHTDFFEAFKNYDESGSPRRTTCLKYLVLANMLMKSGINPFDSQEAKPYKNDPEILAMTNLVNSYQNNDINEFETILRQHRSNIMADQFIREHIEDLLRNIRTQVLIKLIRPYKNIAIPFIANALNIEPAEVESLLVSCILDDTIKGRIDQVNQVLQLDKVNSSASRYNALEKWSNQIQSLQFAVVQKMA encoded by the exons ATGTCCGATAACGATGATGATTTCATGTGCGACGACGATGAGGATTATGGATTG GAATACTCTGAGGATAGCAACTCGGAACCAGATGTGGATCTGGAGAATCAGTACTACAACAGCAAGGCCTTGAAGGAGGAGGAGCCCAAGGCGGCACTGGCCAGTTTTCAGAAGGTTCTCGACCTGGAAAATGGTGAAAAGGGGGAGTGGGGTTTCAAGGCGCTGAAGCAAATGATCAAGATCAACTTTAGACTG TGCAACTACGATGAGATGATGGTGCGCTATAAGCAGCTGCTCACCTATATCAAGAGCGCCGTGACCAGGAATCATTCGGAAAAGAGCATCAACTCGATCCTGGACTATATATCCACATCAAAGAAT ATGGCCCTGCTGCAGAACTTCTACGAGACCACCCTGGATGCCCTTCGAGATGCCAAAAACGATCGCCTGTGGTTCAAGACCAACACCAAGCTGGGCAAACTCTACTTCGACCGCAGCGACTTCACCAAACTGCAGAAGATACTCAAGCAGTTGCATCAAAGCTGCCAGACTGATGATGGCGAGGACGACCTGAAAAAGGGCACACAGCTCCTGGAAATCTATGCCCTTGAGATTCAGATGTACACGGTGCAAAAGAACAACAAGAAGCTGAAGGCCCTCTACGAACAGTCGCTCCACATCAAGTCGGCCATTCCACATCCACTGATCATGGGAGTCATCCGCGAGTGTGGCGGTAAAATGCATCTGCGAGAGGGCGAGTTCGAAAAGGCACACACGGACTTCTTTGAGGCGTTCAAGAACTACGATGAGAGCGGATCTCCTCGAAGAACCACGTGCTTAAAGTACTTGGTGTTGGCTAATAT GCTGATGAAATCAGGAATAAATCCCTTTGACTCACAAGAAGCCAAACCGTACAAGAATGATCCAGAAATCCTGGCCATGACGAATTTGGTCAACTCCTATCAGAATAACGACATTAATGAGTTTGAGACCATTTTGCGGCAGCATCGCAGCAACATCATGGCCGATCAGTTTATCCGGGAACACATTGAGGACTTGTTGCGGAACATTCGCACCCAAGTGCTTATTAAACTAATCAGGCCGTATAAAAACATTGCTATACCCTTCATAGCAAATGCGCTAAACATTGAGCCAGCCGAAGTGGAAAGCCTGCTGGTCTCCTGTATTCTAGATGA CACAATCAAGGGTCGCATCGACCAGGTTAACCAGGTGCTCCAGCTAGATAAGGTCAACAGCAGCGCCTCTCGATACAATGCCCTGGAAAAATGGTCCAACCAAATCCAATCACTGCAGTTTGCCGTGGTCCAGAAAATGGCCTAA
- the LOC119546189 gene encoding trypsin-1 — MECLLIEVGQVDRARRFWLKVQHNRSSIGLTGMAQTILQLLLVGILLVNLSLAATVRRPRLDGRIVGGQVTSIKDIPYQVSLQRSYHFCGGSLIAQGWVLTAAHCTEGSAIQISKVRIGSSRTSDGGLLVGIKRVHRHPKFNAYTIDFDFSLLELEDYNAENVTQSFIGLPAQNADIADGTPVLVSGWGNTQSSQESTAVLRAVTVPKVSQIQCTEAYGSFGSITDRMLCAGLPEGGKDACQGDSGGPLAADGILWGVVSWGYGCARPNYPGVYSRVPAVRDWISSVSGI, encoded by the exons ATGGAGTGCCTGCTCATCGAAGTAGGCCAAGTGGACAGAGCGAG ACGGTTCTGGTTGAAAGTACAGCACAATCGATCCAGTATCGGACTTACAGGCATGGCACAGACGATTCTTCAGCTGCTTCTCGTGGGGATTCTCCTGGTGAATCTGAGTTTGGCAGCCACAGTGAGACGTCCTCGACTGGATGGTCGCATCGTGGGCGGTCAGGTGACTAGTATAAAGGACATTCCCTACCAGGTTTCCCTGCAGCGGAGCTACCACTTCTGCGGTGGCTCCCTGATCGCCCAAGGTTGGGTCCTCACAGCCGCCCATTGCACTGAGGGATCGGCCATACAGATCTCCAAAGTGCGCATTGGCTCTTCGCGCACTTCTGATGGTGGACTGCTGGTGGGGATCAAGCGGGTCCATCGGCATCCAAAATTCAATGCCTACACCATCGACTTTGACTTCTCCCTTCTCGAGTTGGAGGATTATAACGCGGAGAACGTGACCCAGTCTTTCATAGGGCTTCCCGCACAGAATGCTGACATCGCCGATGGAACTCCCGTACTGGTTTCCGGCTGGGGAAACACGCAGAGTAGTCAGGAGTCCACCGCCGTTCTCCGGGCCGTAACCGTGCCCAAAGTCAGTCAGATACAGTGCACAGAGGCCTACGGCAGCTTTGGGAGCATCACGGATCGCATGCTCTGCGCAGGATTGCCGGAGGGCGGCAAGGATGCCTGTCAAGGCGACTCCGGAGGTCCTCTGGCCGCCGACGGCATTCTGTGGGGCGTCGTCTCCTGGGGCTACGGATGCGCCAGGCCAAACTATCCAGGCGTTTACTCAAGGGTGCCTGCAGTCCGCGATTGGATCAGCTCTGTTAGTGGCATCTGA
- the LOC119546525 gene encoding UPF0585 protein CG18661 isoform X1 has translation MSLTKRLLHIFPRCSAIKVTHTSGDRNSVPIAQALLTQVDRSTPNLQLLEIASGSGQHVGFLAPLMPNITFQPTEHLGVHFDSIGAYADDCPTGNIRAPFHADISRDPKDWEIPQAPGSYDYMFNCNMMHISPWICSIGLFRAAGQLLKRGGRMFTYGPFAENRFLSPQSNLDFDLTLRERNPNWGVRDIIDLNVVAAENGIKLEKIVEMPSDNKLLTWLKL, from the exons ATGAG ccTGACAAAGCGACTCCTGCACATTTTTCCTCGTTGCAGTGCCATAAAGGTAACGCATACCTCGGGCGACCGTAATTCGGTACCGATTGCGCAGGCTCTACTCACCCAGGTGGACAGGAGCACCCCGAATTTGCAATTGCTGGAAATAGCCTCGGGCTCGGGACAACATGTGGGATTCCTGGCGCCCCTAATGCCCAACATCACCTTCCAGCCGACCGAGCACCTAGGTGTTCACTTCGATTCGATTGGCGCCTATGCGGATGACTGTCCAACTGGGAATATTCGAGCACCCTTCCATGCGGACATCAGCCGAGATCCCAAGGATTGGGAGATTCCACAAGCACCTGGAAGCTATGACTACATGTTCAATTGCAACATGATGCACATCAGTCCATGGATCTGCTCCATAGGACTTTTCCGGGCTGCCGGACAGCTTCTGAAACGGGGAGGAAGGATGTTCACCTACGGACCGTTTGCTGAAAACCGCTTCCTCAGTCCCCAGAGCAATCTGGACTTCGACCTGACCCTCCGGGAGAGGAACCCCAATTGGGGCGTTCGTGACATCATAGATCTGAATGTCGTGGCGGCCGAAAACGGAATAAAGCTGGAGAAGATCGTGGAGATGCCGTCGGACAACAAGTTACTGACCTGGCTTAAGCTATAA